Proteins encoded in a region of the Drosophila gunungcola strain Sukarami chromosome 3L unlocalized genomic scaffold, Dgunungcola_SK_2 000005F, whole genome shotgun sequence genome:
- the LOC128259175 gene encoding BTB/POZ domain-containing protein 10 isoform X1, translating to MSTTPNSNSSSSNSKQTLPQKQDTYSSDSSEEGQETAEERRRRILKERSRLNRPQHNMSGAVPKHDGKSPGGASPSSQATGSGVGVGGRLQAPPERISMLVDGVRFTVEQSLLTAHPTTMLGTMFGSGFQFAHANDRGEYDVADGISHLVFRAILEYYKTGVIRCPPTVSVPELKEACDYLLIPFDATTVRCQNLRGLLHELSNEGARQQFELFLEDLILPLMVASAQRGDRECHVVVLLEDDMVEWDEEFPPQMGEEYCQTVHSTAMHRFFKYIENRDVAKQVMKDRGLKKIRCGIEGYPTHKEKIRRRPGGRAEVIYSYVQRPFIHMSWEKEEAKSRHVDFQCVKSKSVTNLAEANADPPLELDASGNPIPPIAVVNPHPNNGELAVGMVAVPAVVGVAGPAAVVAVDEAAGGVLMVNELDQAAVAGAAGTVEENM from the exons ATGTCAACCACTCCCAACTCCAACAGCAGTAGTAGCAACAGCAAACAGACCCTGCCCCAGAAACAGGACACCTacagcagcgacagcagcGAGGAGGGCCAGGAAACGGCCGAGGAGAGGAGGAGGCGCATCCTGAAGGAGCGCAGCCGGCTGAACCGGCCCCAACACAATATGTCCGGAGCCGTCCCCAAGCACGACGGCAAGTCCCCGGGTGGAGCTTCTCCCAGCAGCCAGGCAACAGGCTCGGGGGTGGGCGTGGGAGGCCGTCTGCAGGCGCCGCCCGAGAGGATCTCTATGCTAGTGGACGGCGTGCGCTTCACTGTGGAGCAGTCGCTGCTCACAGCGCATCCCACCACGATGCTGGGAACCATGTTCGGCTCCGGATTCCAGTTCGCGCATGCCAACGATCGCGGGGAGTACGACGTGGCCGACGGCATATCTCACCTGGTGTTTCGGGCCATCCTGGAGTACTACAAGACCGGCGTGATACGCTGCCCGCCCACTGTTTCTGTGCCGGAACTGAAGGAAGCCTGTGATTACCTGTTGATCCCCTTCGACGCCACCACGGTGCGCTGCCAGAACCTAA GAGGCCTTCTTCATGAGCTCAGCAACGAAGGAGCCCGCCAGCAGTTTGAGCTCTTCCTGGAAGACCTAATTCTGCCCCTTATGGTGGCCTCGGCGCAGCGCGGAGATCGAGAATGTCACGTGGTGGTGCTCCTTGAAGATGACATGGTTGAATGGGACGAGGAGTTTCCGCCCCAAATGGGCGAGGAGTATTGCCAGA CCGTTCACAGCACTGCCATGCACCGATTCTTCAAATACATCGAGAACCGGGATGTGGCCAAGCAGGTGATGAAGGACCGCGGTTTAAAGAAAATCCGCTGTGGCATAGAGGGGTACCCCACCCACAAGGAGAAAATCCGAAGACGTCCCGGCGGACGGGCCGAGGTGATCTACAGCTATGTGCAGCGTCCGTTCATCCACATGTCCTGGGAGAAGGAGGAGGCCAAGAGTCGCCATGTGGATTTCCAGTGTGTGAAATCCAAGTCAGTAACGAATCTCGCCGAAGCGAATGCCGATCCACCACTGGAATTGGACGCAA GTGGAAACCCGATTCCGCCCATCGCAGTGGTCAATCCGCATCCCAACAACGGAGAGCTAGCCGTCGGCATGGTCGCCGTCCCCGCAGTGGTGGGCGTGGCGGGTCCGGCTGCCGTGGTCGCCGTTGACGAGGCCGCTGGAGGCGTGTTGATGGTCAACGAGTTGGACCAGGCCGCGGTCGCAGGTGCCGCAGGCACTGTCGAGGAGAATATGTGA
- the LOC128259171 gene encoding glycerol kinase: MDSPTSETTSPLPPPIGPFVGAIDEGTTSARFIIFRAGTDEIVCFHQIEVESIFQKEGWCEQDPMAIMKTVNECIAGACKKLEAVGGKVEDIITIGITNQRESTVVWDRNTGQPLFNAIIWLDNRTTKTVEDLLEKIPNNARNINYLRPLCGLPLSPYFSGVKLRWLKDNVPVVSQAFSKGSAMFGTIDTWLMYNLTGGKDGGVHKTDVTNASRTMLMNIETLQWDPNLLKFFGLPKSILPEICSSAELYGHIAQGVLKGISISSDLGDQQAALVGQQCLAKGQAKATYGTGCFLLYNTGPSIVHSQHGLLTTVGYQLGRKAAPCYALEGSVSIAGAAFNWLRDNINIIQNSGQIETMARAVDNSLDVYFVPAFNGLYAPYWNQDARGAICGLSEETTSEHIVRATLEAVCFQVRDILDSMHKDCKIPLAKLMVDGGMTVNNLFLQLQSDLVGIQVLRAKIAETTALGAAMAAYKAVESRYQLEASLSKSGPREAFKPSISVTDRNLRYQKWKMAIERSLNWETSTLPHGEREAFDGA; this comes from the exons ATGGATTCGCCCACCTCCGAGACGACCTCGCCTCTTCCCCCACCAATTGGTCCCTTTGTGGGAGCCATTGACGAGGGCACAACCTCCGCCCGATTCATCATTTTCCGCGCCGGAACCGACGAAATTGTGTGCTTTCACCAAATCGAGGTGGAATCAATTTTCCAGAAAGAAGGATGGTGCGAGCAGGATCCCATGGCCATAATGAAAACAGTCAACGAGTGCATCGCCGGAGCCTGCAAGAAGCTAGAGGCCGTGGGCGGCAAAGTCGAG GACATTATCACTATTGGTATAACAAACCAACGCGAGTCCACCGTAGTCTGGGATAGGAACACCGGCCAGCCGCTGTTCAACGCCATCATATGGCTGGACAACCGGACCACCAAAACGGTGGAGGATCTGTTGGAAAAGATTCCTAACAACGCCAGGAACATCAACTATCTGAGACCATTGTGCGGACTCCCACTTTCACCTTACTTTTCGGGCGTAAAGCTACGCTGGCTGAAGGACAATGTTCCGGTGGTTAGCCAGGCCTTCTCGAAGGGTTCAGCGATGTTCGGAACCATTGACACCTGGCTAATGTACAACTTGACAGGCGGAAAAGACGGTGGCGTCCATAAGACGGACGTGACCAACGCCTCCCGGACCATGCTCATGAACATCGAAACCCTCCAGTGGGATCCCAATCTGCTCAAGTTCTTTGGTCTGCCCAAGAGTATTCTTCCAGAAATCTGCTCGAGCGCGGAGCTGTACGGCCACATTGCGCAGGGTGTGCTGAAGGGCATCAGCATTAGCTCGGATTTGGGCGACCAGCAGGCGGCTCTGGTGGGACAGCAGTGTCTGGCCAAGGGGCAAGCCAAGGCCACTTACGGCACTGGATGTTTCCTCCTCTACAACACAGGGCCCTCAATTGTGCACTCCCAGCACGGACTGCTGACCACGGTGGGCTACCAACTGGGCCGCAAAGCAGCCCCCTGTTACGCCCTCGAAGGCAGCGTGTCCATTGCCGGCGCAGCCTTCAACTGGCTGCGCGACAACATTAACATCATTCAAAACTCAGGCCAGATCGAGACCATGGCCAGGGCAGTGGATAACTCACTGGACGTGTACTTCGTCCCAGCCTTTAATGGACTATACGCTCCCTACTGGAACCAGGACGCACGCGGCGCTATTTGCGGTCTGAGTGAGGAGACAACGAGTGAGCATATAGTGCGTGCTACACTGGAGGCGGTTTGTTTCCAGGTCCGGGACATTCTTGATTCGATGCATAAGGATTGTAAGATTCCGCTGGCCAAGCTGATGGTGGACGGGGGCATGACTGTAAACAATCTGTTCCTGCAACTGCAGTCCGACCTTGTCGGAATTCAAGTGCTAAGGGCGAAGATCGCAGAGACAACAGCGCTG GGAGCTGCCATGGCAGCCTACAAAGCTGTGGAGAGTCGCTACCAATTGGAGGCATCGCTCTCGAAGTCTGGGCCCCGGGAAGCTTTCAAGCCCTCGATCAGTGTTACCGACCGCAACCTCCGCTATCAGAAGTGGAAAATGGCCATCGAGCGCTCTCTAAACTGGGAAACCTCAACTCTACCGCATGGGGAACGCGAGGCCTTCGATGGAGCGTAG
- the LOC128259175 gene encoding BTB/POZ domain-containing protein 10 isoform X2 — MSTTPNSNSSSSNSKQTLPQKQDTYSSDSSEEGQETAEERRRRILKERSRLNRPQHNMSGAVPKHDGKSPGGASPSSQATGSGVGVGGRLQAPPERISMLVDGVRFTVEQSLLTAHPTTMLGTMFGSGFQFAHANDRGEYDVADGISHLVFRAILEYYKTGVIRCPPTVSVPELKEACDYLLIPFDATTVRCQNLSLLHELSNEGARQQFELFLEDLILPLMVASAQRGDRECHVVVLLEDDMVEWDEEFPPQMGEEYCQTVHSTAMHRFFKYIENRDVAKQVMKDRGLKKIRCGIEGYPTHKEKIRRRPGGRAEVIYSYVQRPFIHMSWEKEEAKSRHVDFQCVKSKSVTNLAEANADPPLELDASGNPIPPIAVVNPHPNNGELAVGMVAVPAVVGVAGPAAVVAVDEAAGGVLMVNELDQAAVAGAAGTVEENM, encoded by the exons ATGTCAACCACTCCCAACTCCAACAGCAGTAGTAGCAACAGCAAACAGACCCTGCCCCAGAAACAGGACACCTacagcagcgacagcagcGAGGAGGGCCAGGAAACGGCCGAGGAGAGGAGGAGGCGCATCCTGAAGGAGCGCAGCCGGCTGAACCGGCCCCAACACAATATGTCCGGAGCCGTCCCCAAGCACGACGGCAAGTCCCCGGGTGGAGCTTCTCCCAGCAGCCAGGCAACAGGCTCGGGGGTGGGCGTGGGAGGCCGTCTGCAGGCGCCGCCCGAGAGGATCTCTATGCTAGTGGACGGCGTGCGCTTCACTGTGGAGCAGTCGCTGCTCACAGCGCATCCCACCACGATGCTGGGAACCATGTTCGGCTCCGGATTCCAGTTCGCGCATGCCAACGATCGCGGGGAGTACGACGTGGCCGACGGCATATCTCACCTGGTGTTTCGGGCCATCCTGGAGTACTACAAGACCGGCGTGATACGCTGCCCGCCCACTGTTTCTGTGCCGGAACTGAAGGAAGCCTGTGATTACCTGTTGATCCCCTTCGACGCCACCACGGTGCGCTGCCAGAACCTAA GCCTTCTTCATGAGCTCAGCAACGAAGGAGCCCGCCAGCAGTTTGAGCTCTTCCTGGAAGACCTAATTCTGCCCCTTATGGTGGCCTCGGCGCAGCGCGGAGATCGAGAATGTCACGTGGTGGTGCTCCTTGAAGATGACATGGTTGAATGGGACGAGGAGTTTCCGCCCCAAATGGGCGAGGAGTATTGCCAGA CCGTTCACAGCACTGCCATGCACCGATTCTTCAAATACATCGAGAACCGGGATGTGGCCAAGCAGGTGATGAAGGACCGCGGTTTAAAGAAAATCCGCTGTGGCATAGAGGGGTACCCCACCCACAAGGAGAAAATCCGAAGACGTCCCGGCGGACGGGCCGAGGTGATCTACAGCTATGTGCAGCGTCCGTTCATCCACATGTCCTGGGAGAAGGAGGAGGCCAAGAGTCGCCATGTGGATTTCCAGTGTGTGAAATCCAAGTCAGTAACGAATCTCGCCGAAGCGAATGCCGATCCACCACTGGAATTGGACGCAA GTGGAAACCCGATTCCGCCCATCGCAGTGGTCAATCCGCATCCCAACAACGGAGAGCTAGCCGTCGGCATGGTCGCCGTCCCCGCAGTGGTGGGCGTGGCGGGTCCGGCTGCCGTGGTCGCCGTTGACGAGGCCGCTGGAGGCGTGTTGATGGTCAACGAGTTGGACCAGGCCGCGGTCGCAGGTGCCGCAGGCACTGTCGAGGAGAATATGTGA
- the LOC128259174 gene encoding nitrilase and fragile histidine triad fusion protein NitFhit produces MSILVRIIRRSIVTTQQQKLRRMSGQERKGQGATIAVGQMRSTSDKAANLCQVKELVSRAKLKNACMLFLPECCDFVGENRAQTLELSEKLDGELMKQYRDLARSNGIWLSLGGVHELNDQGKIYNAHVLVNEQGELAAVYRKIHLFDATTKEISLRESNTVTPGERLERPVSTPTGQVGLQICYDLRFAEPAVLLRKLGAQLLTYPAAFTYATGKAHWEILLRARAIETQCFVVAAAQQGWHNQKRQSWGHSMIVSPWGKVLADCGGEQELVIGTADVDVSTLKALYQSMPSFEHRRHDLYSLTAYNVRSNEPAHDRAFANNIVDKRTIFYESEHCFAFTNLRCVVKGHVLVSTKRVTPRLCGLDCAEMADMFATVCMVQRLLERIYQTTSATVTVQDGAQAGQTVPHVHFHVMPRRIGDFGHNDQIYVKLDERAEEKPPRTIQERIEEAQVYRKFLLDSS; encoded by the coding sequence ATGTCAATTCTAGTCAGAATCATACGACGCAGCATTGTCACCACCCAGCAGCAAAAACTGCGCAGGATGTCCGGCCAAGAACGGAAGGGTCAAGGTGCGACCATTGCCGTGGGCCAAATGCGATCCACCAGCGACAAAGCGGCAAATCTCTGCCAGGTGAAGGAGCTGGTGTCGAGGGCCAAGTTGAAGAACGCCTGCATGCTCTTCCTGCCCGAGTGCTGTGACTTTGTGGGTGAGAACCGCGCCCAAACTCTCGAGTTGTCAGAGAAACTAGATGGCGAGCTGATGAAGCAGTACCGTGATCTTGCCAGGAGCAACGGGATCTGGCTGTCCCTGGGCGGCGTGCACGAGCTGAACGACCAGGGAAAGATCTACAATGCGCATGTTCTGGTCAACGAGCAGGGGGAGCTGGCCGCGGTCTACAGGAAGATCCACCTGTTCGATGCCACAACCAAGGAGATAAGCCTGCGGGAGTCAAACACCGTGACGCCGGGCGAGCGCCTGGAGCGACCAGTGAGTACGCCCACAGGCCAGGTTGGGCTCCAGATCTGCTACGATCTTCGGTTTGCAGAGCCAGCGGTGCTGCTAAGGAAACTGGGTGCCCAGTTGCTCACGTACCCGGCCGCCTTCACCTACGCCACGGGCAAGGCGCACTGGGAGATCCTGCTGCGGGCGAGGGCGATTGAAACGCAGTGCTTCGTAGTAGCTGCCGCCCAGCAGGGTTGGCACAACCAGAAGCGGCAGAGTTGGGGCCACAGCATGATAGTCAGTCCCTGGGGAAAGGTGCTGGCCGATTGCGGCGGCGAACAGGAGCTGGTGATCGGCACAGCAGATGTAGATGTCTCAACACTGAAGGCCCTGTACCAGAGCATGCCCAGCTTTGAGCACCGGCGACACGATCTCTACAGCCTAACGGCCTACAACGTTCGCAGCAACGAGCCTGCTCACGACCGGGCTTTTGCCAACAACATAGTGGACAAACGCACTATTTTCTACGAGTCCGAGCACTGCTTTGCCTTTACCAACCTACGCTGCGTGGTTAAAGGTCATGTTCTGGTCTCAACCAAGCGAGTAACTCCGCGGCTCTGCGGCCTCGACTGCGCCGAGATGGCGGATATGTTTGCGACGGTCTGCATGGTGCAGCGGCTGCTGGAGAGGATTTACCAGACCACTTCCGCCACTGTAACGGTGCAGGACGGAGCCCAGGCTGGGCAAACCGTGCCCCACGTTCACTTCCACGTTATGCCACGCCGCATTGGAGACTTTGGCCACAATGATCAGATATACGTGAAACTGGACGAACGCGCCGAAGAAAAACCACCCCGCACAATCCAGGAGAGGATCGAGGAGGCGCAAGTGTACCGAAAGTTCCTGCTGGACAGTAGCTAA
- the LOC128259181 gene encoding uncharacterized protein C3orf38 homolog — protein MPISETQRTGLRDLLVNEKNSSVLLQLANSTTKNVWTTEDPEEALRLLTAHIPDIYILLSKRAITRELLFRYLHTRQPDVATDFTKADLVAKVIQYWEQEQDQESSRLPSKGQAAVSVVSTSKQNEEDFPIHSIARKFGEWFFDRLNSDSLSLVDLWTDAALHLTIAASDGLNEIECTTAAEVLSALTSTKQQFGFHFNPNLTHAGIQGRMDAYGQVVVLCCGTLHTSISCVGIFECAFGLLRDPYAENNWKPKKVKCLLKSQQQPAELHILCSSETLQAALELPVPIDGLD, from the exons ATGCCGATTTCGGAGACTCAGAGGACAGGGCTTCGAGATCTACTTGTGAATGAGAAGAACTCGTCGGTCCTACTGCAGTTGGCCAATAGCACCACGAAAAATGTGTGGACAACCGAGGATCCAGAGG AAGCCCTTAGGCTGCTCACTGCACACATTCCGGACATTTACATCCTGCTCTCCAAGCGCGCTATAACAAGAGAACTCCTGTTCAGGTACTTGCACACTCGACAGCCGGACGTAGCCACAGATTTCACTAAGGCGGACCTCGTAGCAAAGGTGATTCAGTACTgggaacaggaacaggatcaGGAGTCAAGCAGATTACCTTCTAAAGGCCAAGCTGCCGTCTCAGTTGTCTCGACTTCCAAGCAAAACGAAGAGGATTTCCCCATTCACTCCATTGCCCGAAAGTTCGGAGAATGGTTTTTCGACCGCCTTAACTCAGACAGCCTGAGCCTGGTGGACCTGTGGACCGATGCTGCCCTGCACCTCACCATCGCGGCCAGCGATGGGTTAAATGAGATAGAGTGCACGACGGCTGCCGAAGTGCTGTCGGCACTAACAAGCACCAAACAGCAATTTGGCTTCCACTTCAATCCAAACTTGACCCACGCCGGGATTCAGGGACGGATGGATGCGTACGGGCAGGTTGTGGTCCTCTGCTGTGGCACTCTGCACACGTCCATAAGCTGTGTTGGAATCTTTGAGTGCGCCTTCGGACTGCTGCGAGATCCCTACGCGGAAAACAACTGGAAGCCCAAGAAAGTCAAGTGCTTGCTCAAAAGCCAGCAACAGCCCGCGGAGCTGCACATACTGTGCTCGAGCGAGACTCTGCAGGCAGCACTTGAGCTGCCGGTACCGATCGACGGCTTGGATTAA